The window TGTCCGCGACGAGCGCGGGATCGTTCGCGGCGTCGAGCATCGTGCGATAGGGCGAATGGACGATCCCGCCCGCGTCGAAGGCGGCGGCGAGGTCGACATGATCGCGCGCGGCGATGGCGGCCTCGAACAACGGATAGAGCGCGTCGCGATGGTCGAAACGCAGCCCGTCGTCCTTGGCGAAGGACACGCCGCGCGCCGTTTCGATCGCGGCGACCGCGTCGCCGAGATCCAATGCGGCGATCAAATTCGCCCATTGCCGCGGGGTGACGACGACGATCATCGTCCGCTCCCCGTCGCGCGTCACGAAGTCGCGGCCGAACAGGCCATAGACGGCGTTGCCGAGCCGCGGGCGGTTCGCCCCGCCGTACATCACCTCGGCGATGCCGCCGAGATTGGCGACGGTGCCGATCGCGATGTCGGAGAGCGGCAGCCGCACCTCGCCGCCTTCGCCGGTCGCGGCGCGCCGCTGGATCGCCGCCATCAGTGCGAAGGCGGCATAGGCGCCGGTGAGCAGATCCCAGGCGGGCAGCACATGATTGACCGGTTCGGGACCATTACCGGTGAGCATCGGATAACCGACCGAATTGTTGACCGTATAGTCGAGCGCGGGCGAACCGTCGGCCCAGCCCATCACGCGGACGGTGACCAGGTCGGGGCGGCCTTCCGCCAGTAGCTCGTGCGACAGGAAGCCGCCGACGGGGAAGTTGGTGACGAACTGGCCCGTCGCGCGGACCAGCGCCTGCAACAGTTCGCGCCCCTCGGGCCGGCCGAGGTCGAGCGCGACCGACTTTTTCGCGCGGTTGAGATTCTCCCAATAAAGGGAGTCGTTGTTCTCGGTGACCGGCCAGCGGCGGAAATCGGGGCCGCCGCCGATCTGGTCGACGCGGATCACTTCCGCCCCCATCTGTGCGAGATAAAGGCCCGCCGTCGGCGAGGCGACGAAAGACGACGCCTCTATGACCGAGAGATTGGGAAGGAGGTTATACATGCATCACCGCTCCCCGACGAAAGCCGGGGCCCAGAGCGTCATGGAGCCACGGCTGCCCGGTGCCGCATGGGTCCCGGCTTTCGCCGGGGAGCGGCATTAGCTCAGGCATCGGCTCGCCCGATGATCGCGATCGACGACACATTCTGGTTCGGCATGCCGCCCAGATTATGGCTGAGCGCAAACACCGGACTATCCTGCCGCTGCCGCTCGCCCGCGCGCCCCAAAATCTGCAGGTAATTTTCGTAAATCATCCGCAGCCCCGAGGCGCCGATCGGGTGGCCGAAACATTTGAGCCCGCCGTCGATCTGGCACGGGATCGCGCCGTCGCTATCGTAGAAGCCGTCGAGCACGTCGCGCCAGCCCTGGCCTTCCTTCGAGATGTGCAGATCCTCCATCGTCACCAGTTCGGTGACCGAGAAACAGTCATGAACCTCGATCAGGCTGAGCTGCGACCGCGGATCGGTGATCCCCGCCTCGTCATAGGCCTTGGTCGCGGCGACGCGCGTGGTGTGGAAATAGCTGCCGTTCCAGCCCTGCGCCTGCATCTCCCACCCGTTCGAGGTCGCGAGCTGCAGCGCCTTCACCGTCACGATGTCGGTCTTGCCGAGTGCGCGGGCGATTTCGGGGGTGGTGACGATCGCGCAGGCGGCGCCGTCGCTGACCCCGCAGCAGTCGAACAGGCCGAGCGGTTCGGCGATCATCGGCGCGTTCAGCACCTGCTCCATCGTCACCGCTTTCTGCAGATGCGCCTTGGGGTTCTTTGCGCCATTGGCATGGCTCTTGACCGAGACATGCGCCATCGCGCGCTTGAGGTCGTCCTTGCCGACGCCATGGACACCGCGATAGGCGCTGGCGAGCTGGGCGAAATTGCCCGGCGCCGAGCCGGTGATGCCGACCATGTCGTGCGTCGTGCCGCGGGTGCGGACGGGCAGCCCGCCATAGCCGGTGTCCTTGAGCTTTTCGGCGCCCATCGCGAGCGCGATATCGCACGCGCCCGAGGCGACGGCATAGACCGCGCCGCGAAAGCTTTCGGTGCCGCTGGCGCAATAATTTTCGACCTTGGTAACGCCGATGTCGGGCAGGCGCAGCGCGACCGCGAGCGGGATGCCGCTCGGCCCGATATTCTGCGCGTCGAACGCGGCGCCGAGCCAGGCGGCGTCGATCTGGCTCGCCTCGATCCCGGCGTCGGCCATCGCCTCTTCATAGGCTTCGAGCATGAGCTGGTCTTCGTCCTTGTCCCAGCGTTCGCCGAACTTGGCGCAGCCCATGCCCAAAATGGCGACCTTGTCGCGGATACCCTTGGCCATAAATAAACCTCCAACTAACCCCCTCTCCCCTTGAGGGAGAGGGTTGCGAAGACTTGCGAGCTTGCTCGCTAGTCGTAGCTGGGTGAGGGGTTGCGGTCCAAAGGACCGCGCGAGCTTCGCTCACAACCCCTCATCCAAGTCCGCCTCATCGCTTCGCGATAAGGCTCCCTATCCTTCTCCCTCAAGGGGAGAAGGATCAAAACGCCGGCGCGGCCTTCCAGAAATAGCGGCGGAACCCGCGGTTCTCGTCAAACGCCTTGATGCGGAACATCATCCGCAAATCGGCGCCGACGTCGAGTGCGCCGCCCGCAAAATCGGTGAACTCGGTCATCATGCGCCCGCCGCCGACAAAGTCGATATTGCCATAATAGCTCGGCGGGTCGGGCGAGTAGGTGAGCGCGTCGGCGGTCCAGGTCATCACCTTGGCGGGCACTTCGGCCAGCGGATAATCCTCCTGCGTGCCGACCGCATGGTCGTTGGCGTTGACGCTGACCTCGCTCTTCGGGAATTGCACCGTCCCGGTCTTGGTACAGCGCCCGCCGACAAGCCCAAGCACCGCCTTGCGGTTGCGCCACAAGGCGGTCAGCGCGGTCTTGCTGTCATGCTCGGCGCGCGCACCGCGGTCGAGCTGAAGCAGTCCGCGATGGAACAGATATTTGGCGTAGTTCGTCGACTCGTTGCGCCGCGCGAGCCAGCCCGAGACACCGAGCCGCGGTTTGATCGAACCGATCTTGTCGGTGACCTCGAACAGCAGCAGGTCGCAGCCCTGCCCGAAACTCGCGAGCAGGATGCGCTCGCCGGCCTTGGCGGTTTCGAGCGCCGCGCTTAGCATCACCAGCGCATGCGCGGCGCCGGCATGGCCGAGCGTCGCGGTGAGGGCGTCGGCGACCGTGCTATCTGCAACCCCGGCCTTTTTCGCGAGCATTTCGGGCACGCCCTTGACCGCGACGGGCACCAGGAAATGGTCGATCGCGTCGCCCTTCACGCCCGCCTTGGTCAGCAAAGCGGCGATCGCCGGGGTCATGATCCTGGCGAATCCCTCGTCGCGGACCCAGCGCGCTTCCCAGTCATAGTCGTGCGCTTCGCCCGCCTCGCGGAAATGATCGACGAAATCGACCGTGACGCTGTGGCTGGCGACCAGCTTGGCGAGCGGTTCCCCGGTGCCGACGAGCACCGCCGCCGCCGCGTCGCCGCTGGTCATCTCGCGCTCCGATGCGGGTTTGGGGGTGGTGATTTCGGCGGCGGTCACCAGCGTCGTTTCGCTGCCGCCGAGCGCGGCGAGCAGCGCGGATGTCGCCGCGCGCTGCGATCCCGCGACGTCCAGCGCGCCGACCGCATCGGGCAGGTTCAGCGCTTCCTTGACGATCCCCGCATTCTGGCGGTCGGCGAAGGGCAGGGTGGTCGAGGCGATGACAACGCGCTCGACCTTGGTCCGATCGATGCCGTCCAGCGCATCGCGTGCGGCTTCGAGCGCCATGGTGACGCTGTCCTCGTCCCAGTTGGCGACGGCCTTTTCACCCTTGGCGAGCCCGCGCAGGCCGCCGGCGAACCAGCCGTTCGTCGCGTGGATCGCGCTGCGCTGCAGCCGGGTGATCGGCACATAGGCGCCGAACGACAGGATTCCGAACTCGCTCATGCCGTCTCCGCATAGCCGTTGGTGAAGATGATCTTGTCGCGCTCGACGACGCGGGCGCGGAAGGCGAGCTTGCCACCTTCCTCGTCCCAGATCGAGGTCTCGATCGTTTCGCCGGGGTAGACCGGCGACGAAAAGCGGCCGTCGAGGCGCTTGAGGCGCGCGGGTTCGTTGCCGCAGCGCGCCGCGAGCAGCGCGCGGCCAATTACGCCATAGGTGGCAAGGCCATGCAGGATCGGTCCGTCGAACCCCGCACCCGTCGCGACGTCGCTATCGATGTGCAGCGGATTGAGGTCGCCCGACAGCCGATAGATTTGCGCTTGGTTCGCCGCGGTTGTCAGCGTCAAGACGCTGTCGGGGGCGCGGTCGGGCACCTGGTGCGGCACCGGCGCACCCTCGCTCGATCCGCCAAAGCCGCCGTCGCCGCGCAGGAAGGTCACCGCGCGCGACGTCGCCAGATGCGTGCCCGCGCCGTCGTGGATCTCGCGCGCCACCAGCGCCAGCGCGCCCTTGTCGGCGCCCTTGTCGAACAAGGCCTCGATCCGCGTCGAGCCGACAATCTCGCCCTCGACCGGAAGCGGCGCGTGCAGGATCGTCGACTGTTCGCCGTGCAGCACCTTTTGCCAGTTCGCCCCGAGCGCCGGATCGCGCCAGATGAAGCCGGGATAACCCAGCGTCACCGCCATCGTCGGCAGCGCCTTCAGCCGTTCCTCGAACAGGAAGTCGAGTTCACTCGCCCCGACGCCGAGCGCGTAGAGGATCGTATCGCGCTTGGTCAGCGTCTGCCGCGTGACGATCGGCGGCATCGACAGCAGCTTGTCGGGGTCGATCGTCATCAGATCGGGTCGTAGCCGAAGACGTCTCCCGAACGCTCGGCCGGGTCGGCGAAGCTGCCGCGGAACGCCGGCAGCATTTCGTCGGCGATCGCCTGCGGCGTCCAGCCCTCATTCTTCTGCATCGAGCGGATCGGGCGCGGCTTGGAGAAGAGGAAAATCTCGTTCTTGCGCACGCCGAAGACCTGGTTCGACACCTCCTGTGACGCGTCGCTGGCGAGGAAGGCGACGAGCGGGGCGATCTTGTCGGCGGTCATCGTCTTCATGCGCTCGATACGCAGCGCTTCGGCTTCATTGGTCGCGGGGATCGTCGCGATCAGCCGGCTCCACGCAAAGGGCGCGATGCAGTTCGAGCGCACCCCGGCGCGCGCCATGTCGAGCGCGATCGATTGCGACAGCCCGACGATGCCCAGCTTCGCCGCCGAATAATTGGCCTGGCCGAAATTGCCGATCAGCCCGCTGGTCGAGGTGAAGTGGATAAAACTGCCCGACTGCTGGTCGCGAAAATAGGGCGTCGCGGCCTTCGACACGTTGAAACAGCCGTTGAGGTGAACGTCGATGACGGCATTCCAATCCTCGTGGCTCATCTTGTGCCAGATGCGGTCGCGCAGGATGCCGGCGTTGTTGACCACCGCGTCGATGCGACCGAACGCCTGCACCGCATCCTCGATGATGCTCGCCGCGCCCTTGGGGTCCGAGACGCTGGCGCCGTTGGCCAGCGCCTTGCCGCCGGCGGCCTTGATGTCGTTGACGGTTTCCTGCGCGGGGCTCAGGTCGGCGCCTTCGCCCTCGGCGCTGCCGCCGAGGTCGTTGACGACGACCGATGCGCCTTCCTTCGCGCAGAGCAGCGCGATTTCGCGCCCGACGCCGCGTCCCGCGCCCGTCACCGCGACCACCTTGCCGTCCAGCATACCCATGCGACTCTCCCTTGATTGGCTGAGGATCGGCTAGTTGAGCTTTCCGGAATATTCAATATAAAGAATAGTGATTTCATATTTGTGAAAAGAGGCGCGTGTGGCAGGTGAAGTTCGGTCGGTGTCTCAGGCGTTCGCGGTGCTGCGGCTGCTCGCCGACAGCGATCCGCTCACGCTGTCGGACATCGGTCGCTCGCTCGGACTCGGCGCCTCCTCCTGTTTCAACCTGCTCGGAACATTGGTCGCCGAAGGTGCTGTGGTGCGCGACCAGCCGGGCAAGCGCTATCGTCTGTCCGATGGCTGGGCGCGGGCGGGGCTGCTCCGCGACGGCGATGCGCGGCGAATGATCGACCGGCTGCGCCCGCTGATGGCGCGCTTCGCGCAGGCGCATGAAGTGACCACCGGCCTGTGGCAGGTCGCGTCGCGCGACCGGTTGCAACTCGTCGCGCACGCCGAGAGCAAGGCGGTGCTGCGCATCCACCTCGCGCAGGGCCAGCGCCAGCCGCTCGGCGGCGGCGCCGTCGGGCGCGCGATCGCGGCGGCGCAGGCGCCGGGCGACGAGGAGGTCGCACGGCGCTTTGCCGCAGTGCGCTGGGAAAAGGCGATCGCCTTCGCCGATTATCGTGAGCAGGTGCGGGTTGCGAGCGGGACCGGCTTCGCGGTCGACGACGGCTATACCCATATCGGCATCTGCACGCTCGCGGCGGTCATCCCGCAGCGCGGCGCCGAATATTGCCTGTCGGCGAGCTGCTTCGCGGGGGTCCGAAAATCGGCCGACCTGACCGCGCTGGGTAGGGCGCTGGTCGATCTGGCGGACTCGGCGGTCGCCTAGGCCCCGGCCTCGGCGAGCAGCGCCTTTGCCTCGGTACCCTGCCAGTCGATCGCGCCGATGATGCGCCAGACCTCGCGCCCCTCGGCATCGTAAAGGATCGTCGTCGGCAGCGCGCTGTTATAGGCGAGGAGCAGGCCGTTTTCGGGGTCGAGATAGGGCTGGAGCGTCGTCAGCCCCGCGGTCTGGAACCACGGATCGACGACCTTGGCGCCCTGCAGATCCTGTGCGACCGCGATCACCGTGAGCTTGTCGGCCTGCGCGGCGGCGAGCTTGTCGAGCGTCGGCATTTCGGCGACACACGGCGCGCACCAGGTCGCCCACAGATTGACGAGCAACGGCTTGCCGCGGAACGCCGCGAGCGTCGTCGGCGCATCGTCGGGGCCGACGAAGGTCGCGGCGGGGGCGGCCTTGCCCTTGTTCTCGCGCATCACCTGGTGGACGAAGCGTTCGACGCCCGCACCCTTCGCTTGCGCGCCCGAAACATTTGCTTGGCCCGCTCCCGCTTGCTCCCCCGCAGCCTTTTCCCTATCGCAGCCCGCGATCGATCCGGCCAGAAACACGGCGAGGATTGCAGGGACAAGGCTTGGGACGCGGCGGATGGCGGAATCTCCGAACAGCAACAGCATGTGGGGCGGCCGCTTCGGTGCCGCTCCCGCGGCGATCATGCAAGAGATAAACGCGTCGATCCCCGTCGATAAGCGCCTGTGGGAAGAAGATATCGCGGCCAGCCGCGCGCATGCGGCGATGATCGGCGCGGCCGGGATCATCGCGGCCGACGATGCGGCGAAGATCGACGCCGGCCTCGCGCAGATCGCGGAGGAGTTCGCGGCGAACGGCGTGCCCGTCGACCTCGCGCTCGAAGATATTCACATGACTGTCGAATCGCGGCTGAAGGAGATCGTCGGCGAGGCCGCCGGGCGGCTCCATACCGCGCGTTCGCGCAACGATCAGGTCGCGACCGACTTCCGTCTTTGGACGCGCACCGCCTGCGCGCGCATCGACGACGGGTTGAAGGCGATCCAGACCGCGCTCCTCGCACGCGCCGACGAACATGCCGCCAGCATCATGCCGGGCTTCACCCACCTGCAGGTCGCGCAGCCGGTGACGCTTGGCCATCATCTGCTCGCCTATGTCGAGATGTTCGGTCGCGACCGGTCGCGCTTCGCCGATGCGGCGAAGCGGCTCAACGAATCGCCGCTTGGCGCCGCCGCGCTTGCGGGCACCAGCTTCCCGCTCGATCGCGCTGCGACCGCCGCTGCGCTCGGTTTCGACCGCCCGATGGCGAACAGCATCGACGCGGTGTCCGACCGCGACTTCGCACTGGAGTTTTGCGCCTCGGCCTCGATCGCCGCGATTCATCTGTCGCGGCTCGCCGAGGAAATCGTCATCTGGGCGAGCCAGCCCTTCGGCTTCATCAGCCTGCCCGACGCCTGGTCGACCGGCAGCTCGATCATGCCGCAAAAGCGCAACCCCGATGCCGCCGAACTGGTGCGCGGGCGGGCCGGCTTGCTGCTCGGGGCGTTCCAGCGCCTCGCCGTGATCGTGAAGGGCCTGCCGCTCACCTATTCGAAGGATCTGCAGGACGACAAGGAAACCGTCTTCGGCGCGTTCGACGCGCTCGCGCTGTCGCTCGCGGCGATGACCGGCATGGTCGAGACCCTGACCTTCCGCACCGACCGCATGCGCGCGCTCGCGGCGTCGGGCTTCTCGACCGCGACCGACCTCGCCGACTGGCTGGTGCGCGAGGCGGGGGTGCCGTTCCGCGAGGCGCATCATATCGTCGGCGCCTGCGTGAAACGATCCGAGGAACTCGGCGTTGAGCTGTCGGCGCTGCCCGCCGAAGACGCCGCCGCCATCCATGCCGCGGTGACGCCCGCGGCGCTGGCGGCGCTGACCGTCGAGGCATCGGTCGCCAGCCGCACCAGCTATGGCGGCACGGCACCCGAACGGGTAAGGCAGGCCATCGCAGCGGCACGCGCCGCGCTGGAGGATTAGGATATGGCAACGGCGAAAGCCCTCGCACTGCTCGCGGCCGGTGCCGTTTGCGTCGCGGCGCTCGGCGCCTGCGGCAAGCAGGCGGACCTGAAGCCCGTCGCTGGCCAGGCCCCGCCGCCGCTGCCCGTCGGTGCCAAGAAACAACCAACCACGGAGGAACTCACGACGCCTGACGCGCAGGCCCGGCCCGCGCGCAGCGACGAACTTCTCAAACGGTCGGAACAGCGCGAACCCGACGATTTTGATTTGCCCCCTCCGGGCTGAGTTTCAGGACTTTCTCCAATGAACCATTTTGACCTTCGTGACGGCGTGATGCACGCCGAAGATATTCCGCTGCCGCGCATTGCCGAGGAAATCGGCACCCCCGTCTATGTCTATTCGCGCGCCACGCTGGAGCGCCATGCGCAGGCGTTTCGTGACGGGCTGAAGGATGTGCCCAGGAAGCACCTCGCCTTCGCGATCAAGTGCAACCCCAACCTCGGCGTGCTGCGCGTGCTCGCGCGGCAGGGCTATGGCGCCGACGTCGTGTCGGGCGGCGAACTCGAACGCGCGCTCGCGGCGGGCATGGCGGCCGAGGACATCGTCTTCTCGGGCGTCGGCAAGACGCGCGCCGAACTGGCGCAGGGCCTCGACCGCGGTATCGGCCAGTTCAACATCGAACATGAGCCCGAGGGTGTCGCGCTCGCCGAAATCGCGCTTGCCAAGGAAATGACCGCGCCGGCGGTGCTGCGCGTCAATCCGGATGTCGATGCGGGCACTCATGCCAAGATTTCGACCGGCAAGGCGGAGAACAAGTTCGGCGTCGGCATCGACGTCGCACCCGAAATCTTCGCGCGGCTGTCGGCGCTGCCGGGGCTCAACATGCGCGGGATCGCCGTCCATATCGGCAGCCAGCTCACCAGCCTCGACCCGCTCGAAGCCGCCTTCGAACGCGTCGGCCAGCTCGTCGCCGAACTGCGCGCCGCCGGCCACAGCATCACCCATGTCGATCTCGGCGGCGGTCTCGGCGTGCCGTACAAGGCCGAGGACAATCCGCCGAGCCCCGCCGAATATGGGGCGATGGTCGCGCGCGTGACCCGCGACTGGGACGTCACGCTGATGTTCGAACCTGGCCGGGTGATCGCGGGCAACACCGGGGTGCTGCTGACCGAGGTGCTGTGGGTCAAGCCCGGCGCCGCCAATCCGTTCGTGATCGTCGATGCCGCGATGAACGATCTCGCGCGCCCCGCGCTCTATGATGCTTACCATGACTTCGTTGCGGTGAAGCCGTCGGGCGAAAGGATGACCGCGTCGATCGTCGGACCGGTGTGCGAGACCGGCGACACCTTCGCGCGCGACCGCGAGACCGACAAGGTCGAGCCGGGCGACCTCGCGGTGTTCCGCACCGCGGGTGCCTATGGCGCGACGATGGCGTCGACCTACAACAGCCGCAGCCTCGTTCCCGAGGTACTCGTCGACGGCGACCGCTATGCCGTCGTCGCCGACCGTATCGCGGCGGGCACGATCATGGCCGCCGAACGCGTGCCCGACTGGATCGACTGAGGCCGTGGAGCAGCTTCCCATCTTCCTCAACCTGCGCGGCCGCACGGTCGTGCTGGTCGGGGAAGGGGAGGCTGCCGATGCCAAGGCGCGGTTGATTGTCCGCGCGGGCGGGCGGATCGTGCCGGTGTGGGAGGCCGGCGCGACGATCGCTTTCGTCGCGCTCGCCGACGATGCCGAAGCCCGCGTCGCCGCCGAAGCGCTGCGCGCGCGCGGCCTGCTCGTCAATGTCGTCGACCGCCCCGATCTGTGCGATTTCACCACCCCCGCGATCGTCGATCGCGCGCCGGTGACGATCGCGATCGGGACGGGCGGTGCGTCGGCGGGGCTCGCGAAGGCGGTACGCCAGCGAATCGAGGCCCTGTTGCCCGCGCGCCTGGGCGCGCTGGCGTCGGCGCTGTACGCCGCGCGCGATGCGATGAAGGCGCGCTGGCCGGCCGCCGCCGACCGCCGCCGGGCGATCGACGCGGCGCTGGCGCAGGGCGGTGTGCTCGATCCGCTCGCGGCCGATGCGGTGGACGGGGTTGAAACCTGGCTCGCCAGCGACACGACCCTCCCGTCAAGCCGCCTCGAAACGATCGTGCTGACCAGCCCGAACCCCGACGACCTGACCCTGCGCGCCGCACGTCTGCTGGGCGAGGCCGATCATATCTTCCATCCGGCGGACGCACCCGTCGCGATCCTCGCTCGCGCCCGGGCCGACGCGGTGCGGCACGCCATTGACGCCCGGCCGAAGACCCCGCCGCCAGGCTTGTCGCTCTGGCTCGACTATTAGATATCGGGTTGGCCGCTGACGACGGGTTGTGGCCATATTGCTCTCTCCCCTTCAGGGGAGAGGTACGCAGGCTTGCCAGCTTGCTGGCTAGCCTAAGTAGAGAGGGGTTTGGCTGCGTTCCCCTCTCCAAGCTTCACTAGCTCCTGACGGAGCAAGCTGCGCTATCCTCTCCCCTCAAGGGGAGAGGGCTTTCGGCGGCTTCTATGTCCAGAACAGCGGCCCTTGGCTATGGCGCGATCGCCAGCCCGTCGCCATTTTTGCCCGCCGCGATCCGGCGCAGCACTTCGCCGCTCGCGACGTCGATTTCCGCGATCATGTCGTGCCCCGTCTCGGCCGCGTAAAGCCGCTTCGAATCGGCGCTGAACAACAGGGTCACCTGTCCCTTTTCCTGCTCGCCCGATACCTTGATCGTCTTGAGCGGCGCGCGCGTTTCGGCGTCGAACAGGCTGATCGTTCCCGCGCCGATATTGCTCGTCGCGATCAGTCTGCCGTCGGGGCTGGCGAGCACGCGTATCGCGACCGGATCCACGGGTAATTCGACGATCTTCTCGCCCGTCGCGACATCCCACACCGACACCCGCGGCGCTTCGAGGTCGCCGACCCACAATTCGCGCCCGCCCTTCGCCAGCGCCAGCCCCTCGGGTTTGCCGCCGACGGGCAGGTCGCGCAGCTTTTTCGCGTCCTTCAAATCGAGTATGCTGACCGTGCCCGACGCGATATTGGCGGTGTAAGCCGTGCGATTGTCGGGCGCGACGACGATCATGTGCGTGCCCTGTTGCCCTGTGGCAATCG is drawn from Sphingopyxis sp. OPL5 and contains these coding sequences:
- a CDS encoding beta-propeller fold lactonase family protein; this encodes MRHAITVLSTLLLAAAPVAAETLLIGNKGEDTLSLVALDTGAELARLPTGKMPHEIAISPDGKQAAVVAYGATTIDVFDVAGRKKLRTIDLSPNQRPHGLVWLSDGRLVATAEASQSVAVVAPDGAVTSIATGQQGTHMIVVAPDNRTAYTANIASGTVSILDLKDAKKLRDLPVGGKPEGLALAKGGRELWVGDLEAPRVSVWDVATGEKIVELPVDPVAIRVLASPDGRLIATSNIGAGTISLFDAETRAPLKTIKVSGEQEKGQVTLLFSADSKRLYAAETGHDMIAEIDVASGEVLRRIAAGKNGDGLAIAP